A single Nitrospiria bacterium DNA region contains:
- the lpdA gene encoding dihydrolipoyl dehydrogenase: MGVNPRIAVIGAGPGGYVAAIRAAQLGARVSLVEEQEVGGTCLNKGCIPSKALIFNAEVVERLRRAEEFGVRVISEPTYDVTRMLERKQRIVQSQVRGIHALLKSWGVALIKGRGRMIGPRAIEVIEAGGTARRMEADRVILATGSKPIMPPIFPFDGERVITSEEALEPRVLPSHLLIVGAGVEGCEFGFLYRALGVSVTMVEMKNRPLATEDEEISSLVQREMNKRGIKLRLGVRVDKAVIESTQVVLTLSDGQTIAGDRALVSIGRRMNTEGLGLEEAGVVLGKRGEILVDPRMETRAPGVFAIGDAVGRIMLAHVASAEGKVAAANAAAESGSHFMDYAVVPAGIFTLPEIGTVGLKEWEAVELGLEIGVGRYPFRALGRAHTMDEIVGVVKVITERETDRILGVHILGPHASDLVHEAAIAMRLGGKATDIAGMIHAHPTLAEAMMEAAEDVHEAAIHLPRRKSPPAGGPASA; the protein is encoded by the coding sequence ATGGGAGTCAACCCACGGATTGCTGTGATCGGGGCGGGCCCGGGCGGCTATGTCGCCGCCATCCGCGCGGCCCAACTCGGGGCGCGGGTGAGTCTCGTTGAAGAACAGGAGGTGGGGGGCACCTGCCTTAACAAGGGCTGCATCCCCAGCAAGGCGTTGATCTTCAACGCCGAGGTGGTGGAACGGCTCAGGCGCGCCGAGGAATTCGGCGTGCGCGTCATCAGCGAGCCGACGTACGACGTCACGCGCATGCTGGAACGCAAACAGCGGATTGTCCAGTCCCAGGTCCGCGGGATTCATGCCCTGCTGAAGAGCTGGGGCGTGGCCCTGATCAAAGGCCGCGGTCGAATGATCGGTCCGCGGGCGATCGAGGTGATCGAGGCGGGCGGGACGGCCCGACGGATGGAAGCGGACCGCGTGATTCTGGCGACCGGTTCCAAACCCATCATGCCCCCGATCTTTCCGTTTGACGGCGAACGCGTCATCACCAGCGAGGAGGCGCTGGAGCCCCGTGTCCTTCCTTCGCACCTTCTGATCGTCGGGGCCGGCGTCGAAGGGTGCGAATTCGGATTCCTGTACCGGGCGCTGGGGGTTTCCGTGACGATGGTGGAGATGAAAAACCGGCCCCTGGCTACCGAGGACGAGGAAATTTCATCCCTCGTCCAGCGGGAGATGAACAAGCGCGGGATCAAGCTTCGTCTCGGCGTGCGGGTGGACAAGGCGGTGATCGAGTCCACGCAGGTCGTCCTGACCCTAAGCGACGGACAGACGATCGCGGGGGATCGGGCCCTGGTTTCGATCGGACGAAGGATGAACACGGAGGGCCTCGGACTGGAGGAGGCCGGGGTCGTCCTCGGAAAACGCGGGGAGATCCTCGTCGACCCGCGAATGGAAACCCGAGCGCCCGGCGTGTTCGCCATCGGCGATGCGGTCGGGAGGATCATGCTGGCCCATGTGGCGTCGGCGGAGGGGAAGGTGGCCGCGGCCAACGCCGCCGCCGAGTCGGGAAGTCATTTCATGGACTACGCCGTGGTCCCGGCGGGGATCTTCACGCTGCCCGAGATCGGGACGGTGGGTCTCAAGGAGTGGGAGGCGGTTGAACTGGGACTGGAGATCGGGGTCGGACGATATCCCTTCCGGGCTCTGGGAAGGGCCCACACCATGGATGAGATTGTCGGCGTCGTGAAGGTGATCACGGAACGGGAGACCGACCGGATCCTGGGCGTCCACATCCTGGGTCCCCATGCCTCGGACCTGGTTCACGAAGCCGCGATCGCGATGCGGCTGGGCGGCAAGGCGACGGACATCGCGGGGATGATCCACGCCCATCCCACCCTGGCGGAGGCGATGATGGAAGCGGCCGAGGATGTTCACGAAGCCGCGATCCACCTCCCCCGTCGAAAAAGCCCGCCCGCCGGCGGGCCGGCCTCCGCATGA